Part of the Sinomonas atrocyanea genome is shown below.
TCCGGCGCGGCCGAGGTCGTGGCGGTCGACGTCGGCCACGGCCAGCTCGTCGACGCGCTCCGCCACGACGCGCGCGTCCGCGTCCACGAGGGCCTCAATGTCCGCGACCTGGGCCCGGAGCAGATCGGCGGGGCCGCCGCGCTCACCGTGGCGGACCTCTCCTTCATCTCCCTCACCCTCGTCGTCGGCGCCCTCGCCGCGTGCACCGAGGCGGGCGGCGACCTCCTGCTCATGGTCAAGCCCCAGTTCGAGGTGGGCCGCGAGCGGCTGGCGCGGACCGGCGTCGTCAGCTCCGACGGCGAACGACGCCGCGCGGTCACCGCCGTCGCGGAGGCCGCAGCCCGCGAGGGGCTGGCCCTGTGCGGCCTCGCCCGCAGCCCGCTGCCGGGCCAGGACGGCAACGTCGAGTACTTCCTCTGGCTCGCGCACGACGGCGACGCGCCGGCTGCCGGCCACCCAGCACCGCCCGGGCAGGAGCCTGCAGAGTGGGTCGCCGCCCACTGGCCTGCCACCGACCCCCAGGAGGCGCCCGCGTGACCCGCCGTATTCTGCTCCTTGCCCACCTGGGCCGCGAGGACTCGATGCTCGCCGCCCGCGAGGCCTCGGCCCAGCTGTACGGCTCGGGCCTGTCCCCGGTCATGCCCGCCGGGCAGCAGGCGCACCTCGAGGCCCGCTTCGACGGCCTCGACCACCCCACCGAGGTCCTCGGCGAGGAGGTCCGGCTCGAGGACGTCGAACTCGTCATGGTGCTCGGCGGGGACGGGACCATCCTGCGGGCGGCCGAGCTCGTCCGCCACGTCGACGTCCCGCTGCTCGGGGTCAACCTCGGCCACGTCGGGTTCCTGGCGGAGAGCGAGCGGGCCGACCTGGCCCAGACCGTCCAGTGGATCGCGTCCAAGAGCTACTCCGTCGAGGAGCGCATGACCATCGACGTGACCGTCTGGCACCACGGCACGAAGGTCGCGCACACGTGGGCCCTCAACGAGGCCGCCATCGAGAAGGCCAACCGGGAGCGCATGATCGAGGTCGTCACGGAGGTCGACGGCAAGCCGCTCACCTCGTACGGCTGCGACGGGATCGTCCTCGCGACACCGACGGGCAGCACGGCCTACGCGTTCTCCGCCGGCGGCCCCGTGGTCTGGCCCGAGGTCGAGGCCCTGCTCATCGCCCCGATCAGCGCCCACGCACTGTTCGCCAAGCCGCTCGTCGTCTCCCCGCGCTCGACCCTCGCGGTCGAGATCCTGGGCCGCACCGACGCGGCCGCGGTGCTGTGGTGCGACGGGCGCCGCTCGGTCGACCTGCCGCCGGGTTCCCGCGTCGAGGTGACGAAGTCGCCGCTGCCGGTCCGGCTCGCGAGGATCAGCACGACGCCGTTCTCGGCGCGCCTCGTGCGCAAGTTCGAACTGCCCATCCACGGCTGGCGGGGGCCGGCCCCCGGCGCCCCGCTCGCCGAGCCCGGGCCCATGGTCCCGGAGGTTCCGCCCGTGGCCTGGGCCCAGCGCGCCGCCGGGGACGTCGGCGCCATCGATCCAGCCAATGAGGAGCACGCATGATCGAGGAACTGAGAATCCGCGACCTGGGTGTCATCACGGACGCCGCCCTGCCGCTCGGACCCGGCCTGAGCGTCGTGACGGGCGAGACCGGCGCGGGCAAGACGATGGTGGTCACCGCCCTCGGGCTGCTGCTCGGCGGCCGCTCGGACGCCGGCGCCGTGCGCACGGGGGCGAAGTCCGCACTCGCGGAGGCGACCGTGAAGCTCGAGCCGGGCCACGCCGCCGTCGTCCGCGCCGAAGAGGCGGGAGCGGACGTCGAGGAGCACGACGGCGCCGCCGAGCTCCTGCTGGCACGCACCGTCGGCTCGGACGGCCGCAGCAGGGCCCACCTCGGCGGGCGTTCGGCGCCCGTGGGGGCCCTCGCCGAGGTCGGCTCCCAGCTCGTGGTCATCCACGGCCAGTCCGAGCAGCTGCGCCTGAAGGGGCCCGCCGCGCAGCGGCACGCGCTGGACACCTTCGCCGGCGCTCCGCTGGCCGAGGAGCGGGCCGCCTACGGTGCGCTCTACGCCTCGTGGACCGCTGCGCGGCGGGAGCTCGAGGAGCTGACCTCCTCCTCGCGCGAGCGGATCCGCGA
Proteins encoded:
- a CDS encoding TlyA family RNA methyltransferase, with the translated sequence MARLDLELVHRGLARSRTHAAKLIASGAVRVAGAAAGRASQPVDEQADISVDETEHDRYVSRAGHKLAGALAAFGGIDPRGKRCLDAGASTGGFTDVLLQSGAAEVVAVDVGHGQLVDALRHDARVRVHEGLNVRDLGPEQIGGAAALTVADLSFISLTLVVGALAACTEAGGDLLLMVKPQFEVGRERLARTGVVSSDGERRRAVTAVAEAAAREGLALCGLARSPLPGQDGNVEYFLWLAHDGDAPAAGHPAPPGQEPAEWVAAHWPATDPQEAPA
- a CDS encoding NAD kinase gives rise to the protein MTRRILLLAHLGREDSMLAAREASAQLYGSGLSPVMPAGQQAHLEARFDGLDHPTEVLGEEVRLEDVELVMVLGGDGTILRAAELVRHVDVPLLGVNLGHVGFLAESERADLAQTVQWIASKSYSVEERMTIDVTVWHHGTKVAHTWALNEAAIEKANRERMIEVVTEVDGKPLTSYGCDGIVLATPTGSTAYAFSAGGPVVWPEVEALLIAPISAHALFAKPLVVSPRSTLAVEILGRTDAAAVLWCDGRRSVDLPPGSRVEVTKSPLPVRLARISTTPFSARLVRKFELPIHGWRGPAPGAPLAEPGPMVPEVPPVAWAQRAAGDVGAIDPANEEHA